The following is a genomic window from Clostridium sp..
AAAAGCCTGTGTTGCTTTAGGAGTAGATGAAAAGGTAAAAATAGCAGAAATTATAAATGATATGGGTATTAGTCAAATAGAAGCAGGCGTACCGGCCATGGGTGGAGATGAAAAGAAGAGTATAGAAAAGATTGTGGAATTGGGGTTAAATAGTAAAATATCCTCATGGAACAGAATGGATATTAAAGATATAGATGAATCTATAGATTGTGGAGTTGATATAATTCATATATCCATTCCGTCATCTGATATACAAATTAAATCCAAATTGGGAAAAGACAGAAGCTGGGTTATGAACACAATAAAAAGATGTGTTGCCTACACTGTAGATAAAGGATTTGAAGTAACCATAGGACTGGAGGATGCAAGCAGAGCAGATATAAATTTTTTGATTGAGCTGTGTCAGGTTATTTCCGAACTGGGAGTCAAACGGGTGAGATATGCAGATACTGTAGGAATTTTGTATCCGCGGAAAATATTTTATCATATAAAAAAGCTTATGCAGGAAGTGCCGGTGGAAGTGGAAATACATGCACATAATGATTTTGGTATGGCAATAGCGAATTCTCTGGGTGCCGCAGAGGCCGGAGCAAAATTTGTAAACTGCACCGTTACAGGAATTGGAGAAAGAGCGGGTAATTGTGATTTTATGAAATTTATTACGGTACTTGATAAACTGGACGGTGAAAAGGCATCTTCAAGGAGCTTCGAAGACTTGATCAGGATGGAGCAGGATATAAGACGGATAATAAATTGTGCTTAATACAATTGAATCTATAATCATATAATAAGGCTGTGGAAGAAATATTATCCACAGCCTTATTGTAGTGGTACGAATTTTAACATCAATTTTACAATAAACATTCGTATTTTTGTTGACGGAAATACTGACTTCTGATACCATATTAATGGAGTGATGCGTTTTGAAAGATAGATACGATATTATAATAGTCGGCGCGGGACCGGCAGGAATATTCACTGCTTTGGAAATCACAAAGCTGAATAAGGATTTGAATATAATTATAATAGATAAAGGTAGAAATATAGAAGAAAGAAAGTGTCCTGAACGAATAACCGGCAAGTGTCTTAGATGTAATCCATGTGCCATAACCTTTGGCTGGTCGGGAGCTGGAGCTTTTTCTGATGGGAAGCTTTCCCTGAGCCCTGAAGTAGGGGGCAGAATATTGGATTATTTTTCGGAAGATGACTGTAGAAAGTTGATAAAATATTGTGATGACATATATTTGAAATTTGGAGCCAATAAGACAGTATATGGCTTGAATAATGAAAAAGTGGATAAAATCAAGTATGAATCCAGTAAGCACAATATAAGGCTTATAGAATGCCCTGTCAGACATCTGGGAACAGAGCTTGCTTATGATGTTCTGAAAAGAATGTATCATCATCTATTGGGAAATACCAATACGGAATTCAGTGAACTTACAGATGTCCAGGAAGTGCTTGTAGAAGATGGAAAGGCAAGGGGAGTAAGAATTAAAAAGAAAGGTGAAATCAAGGACATAGAAGGCAGATATGTAATTGTTGCCCCTGGAAGGGGAGGTGCTGAATGGTGGAGTTCGGAATCAAAAAAACTCAACGTGAAGACCGTTAATAATGCTGTGGATATTGGAGTCAGAGTAGAAGTTCCCAATTCTATAATGGATCATCTTACAAAGGATTTATATGAAGCTAAACTAGTATATTATTCGGATACTTTTGATAATAAAGTCAGGACCTTTTGTATGAATCCGGGAGGAGTGGTTTCAGAGGAACATTATGATGATGGAAATATAGCAGTTGTAAATGGACACAGTTATTCAGAAGAAAAACTGAGAACAGACAATACTAATTTTGCAATGCTGGTGTCCACAGCATTTACAGAACCATTTGACAGACCGATAGCTTATGGAAAATATATTGCAGAACTTGGAAATATGCTGACCGGAGGCGGGATAATGGTTCAAAGGTTAGGTGATCTTTTAAATGGAAGAAGAACGGATTATTCAAGATTGAAAAAATCAACTACCATTCCCACATTGAAATCAGCGGTACCTGGAGATCTCAGTTTTGTACTTCCACAGAGACACCTTACATCCATAGTTGAATCATTAAAGGCTTTTGATAAGATAGCTCCAGGACTCTACAGCAAAAACACTCTTCTCTATGGAGTTGAAGTAAAGTTTTATTCAAGTAAATTTGAAACAAACAATAAGTTTGAAACCAAAATAGAAAATCTCTATACCATAGGTGATGGAGCCGGAATTACAAGAGGGCTTATGCAGGCATCTACCACAGGAGTAGTAGTAGCAAGGGACATATCGGAAAAGGAACAATAGAGTATGGTATAAAGATATATAAATCAATGAGGAGGAAATTTTATGTCGGCATTTATTGTTTTAGGATCCCAATGGGGTGATGAAGGAAAAGGGAAAATGACGGATTACCTAGCTGAAGGAGCAGATGTAGTTGTTAGATTTCAAGGAGGTAATAATGCAGGCCATACAGTTGAAGTAGATGATAAGCAGTATAAGCTTCACCTCATACCTTCCGGAATACTTTATAAAAACAAACTCAATATAATAGGAAATGGTGTGGTTTTAGATCCAAAGGCTCTTTTTGAGGAAATAGAGTACCTGGAGAAAAATGGAGTGGAAGTTACAAGCAAGAATCTTATGATAAGTGACAGAGCCCATCTTATAATGCCGTATCATAAAATACTGGATGGTGTCAAGGAAAAATCCAGAGGGAAAAGTGATATAGGAACTACAGGAAAGGGAATTGGTCCTTGTTATACTGACAAGATGGAAAGAAGCGGCATAAGAGTATGTGATCTGTTTCACAAAGATGTATTTTATGCAAATTTGGAGAAAAACATCCGTATAAAAAATGAAATAATATCCAAAGTATACGGCGGTGAGACACTTGATTTTGAATCCGTATACAATGAATATTCTGTTTATGCGGAGAAACTGAAACCTTTTGTCAAAGACATATCAGTGGAAGTATATAACAATATAAGGTCGGGAAAACAGATATTGTTTGAAGGAGCTCAGGGAACTTTCCTTGACATAGATTATGGTACATATCCTTATGTAACTTCTTCCAGTACAATTGCCGGAGGAGTTTGCATTGGAGCTGGGATCGGACCCAATATGATAAGTGGGGCCGTAGGTATAGCAAAAGCTTATACAACAAGAGTTGGAAAAGGACCTTTCCCGACAGAATTGAATGACGGCACGGGAAACTGGATAAGAGAACAGGGACATGAATATGGAGTGACTACAGGAAGGGCAAGAAGGTGTGGATGGCTTGATCTGGTAATACTCAAAACCAGCAGCAGGGTTTCTGGACTTACAAGCTTTGCGGTCACAAAAATTGATACACTTGCCGGACTGGATAAAATAAAGATATGTACTGGTTACAAATTCAATGGAGAGATTATAGACTATGTACCGGCAAGCCTTGAGGATCTTGCACAGTGTGAACCTGTATATGAGGAATTTGACGGTTGGGATGAGACCATAAAAGATGCAAGAGATTATGCGTCCCTCCCTGAAAATGCAAAGATATATATAAAAAAGATAGAACAATTCACAGATACGAAGGTTTCAATAATATCTGTAGGTCCTGGAAGAGATCAGACTATAAAAATATCTGAAATATAGAGATCGATTTTAAAGAAGTTTTTGGCATGAAATTTCAGCTGGAAGCTTCTTTAATTGTATATATAAAAATTTCATGATAAAATTATTATTATATTTTATTTAGGGGAGGTAGAAACTTTGAACACAACATATAAAGAAAAAGAATTTCAAGTTAACTACTATGAAATAGATTTTAAAAAAAGGCTGCTTATAACAAGCATCATGAATTATTTTGATGATGTTGCTACCGAGCAGTCACAGAATATGGGCGGAGGACTGGATTACATGGAGCAGCACAGAGTAGCCTGGGTAATCTACAAGTGGGATATATATGTGAATAGATATCCGAGTTTTCGTGAGAAGTTAAAAGTTAGAACCTATGCAAGATCGTTTCTAAAATTTTATGGTTACAGAACTTTTGAAATTATTGATAAAAATCAAGATATAGTCTGCAGGGCAAATTCGGTATGGTTGCTTATAGATATTGACAAGAGAAGAGTTAAAAGGATAAGCAGCGATATGTATTCTATATATGGGCTTACTAAAGAGGACAATGAACCTCTTGTAATAGATAATGTAAATCTGCCGGACAAATTTGATTTTGAAAAATACTTTGATGTAAGATACAGTGACATAGATACGAACAGGCATGTGAATAATGTGAAATATGTTGATTGGGCAATAGAAACAGTGCCTTTGGATATTGTAGAAAATTATTCAATAAAAAATATAAATATAAGTTATAAAAAGGAAGCAACTTATGGCGGGAAAATAAAGTCTTCAACAAAAATTGAAGAACAAAATGGCAAATACCTGGGACTGCACAAAATATCAGATAATGATGGAAATGAATTGTGTATTGTCCAAACATTGTGGGTAAAATAATTACATTGGAAGTTACAATTTCCTTGCAGCATTTCTAGCAGATATGACTCCAGAACTCCAGCACCATTGGAGATTGAATCCGCCGCAGTCACCGTCCACATCCAGAATTTCACCTGCAAAATATAGATCCTTCACTATATTTGATTCCAGTGTTAAAGGATTTACTTCAAGAGTATCTATTCCTCCGGATGTTACTTGAGAATTTTTAAAGGAATTGGTGTCATATACGATAAAGGTCCACGATTTCAACAGAGAATATATTCTGCTTTTTTCTTTCCAGGTTAGATCTGATGCAGGTTTATGTATATTATCCAACAGTGCTTCCTTTAAGATGACAGGTATCATCCTTTTATTTATGATTCCTATAAGGGAATCGCAGACACTTCTGTACCCGAGTATACCCCAATGGTTTTCAAAGAAAGATATCAGCTTATTTTCCGTTAAGTCAGGAAACATGTCTATTTTTAGTGATATATTTTTTTCCTGCAATAGGCCTCTTGAAGCAAGACCGCTTATTTGAAGTATTGGGGGGCCTGATATTCCATAGTCTGTGAAGAGTATTTCACCATAGTCTTTTCTCACTGATTTTTTGTCTATTGATAATTCGCAGGAACCATCAAATTTTATTCCAGACAGGGCTTTGAGGTGATTGTATTTCAATTTTAACTGTACAAGAGAGGGCACGGGAGTTATTATATGGTGGCCTAGTTTTTGTGAAAGTACAAAGCCAGAACCGTCTGAACCGGTATTGGCGGCAGATTTGCCTCCAGTACATAATATAAGTCCATTACATTCAAAATTTTGATTGTCACATATTACTTTGAATATATCTTTTCCTTTAATTATTGACTTAACTTTGGAATTCAGGTATACGGGAATTTCTCTATCTTCAATGGCCATTCTGAATATATCCAGTACAGAAGAAGCCTGCAGTGACATCGGGTATGTTTTGCCGTCATCCAATGTAATTAGCGGAAGGCCGAGTAAATTAAAGAAATCAATAGTATCCCTGTAATTGAATTCATCAAGTACATGCCTGAAAAAGCAGTTATTGAGGCTGTGATAGTTATTCATGGACAGATTTTTATTTGTTATATTGCATCTGCCGTTTCCGGTAGTCAGAATTTTTTTGCCGATCCTGTCTGAGCCTTCCAATACAGCGACATCCTTCCCCATATCATTTGCAGTAATTGCTGCTGTCAATCCTGAAGCACCGCCGCCGACTATGATTATTTCATGAAACAAATTGAACACTCCTTCCGTAGTATATTGTACTTTAATGTGTTTGATAAGTAAATATATCAATGGAATTTTCAAAACATAAGAGTTATATGGTATTATGTAATTAACTGTTTACTTAGGAGATGAATAATATTGTTGAAAATATATGCTGTGTCAGACTCTATTGGAGAAACTGCCGAGCAGGTGGCAAGAGCTGCTGCATGTCAGTTTTCTGAAAGTGTACAGGTTAAAAAAGTACCGTACGTTAAAAGCTATGAAAATGTGAATGATTTTATAGATGGTTTAGAGAGCAAGGACGGCATACTCATAATATCTACTATAGTTCTGGTAGATGTAAGGGAGTTTTTGACCCGCAGATGCATTGAGAGCGGTATACCTATAAACAATATACTCGGACCGTGCATAAGCATGGCTGCGAGAATTTTAAAAACAATACCTGACTATAGACCGGGAGCTGTCTGGCAAATAGATGCAAAATATTACAAGAAAATCAAGGCAATGGAGTTTGCAGTCCAGTATGATGACAGCAAGAATAATGCAGGTATAAAATATGCAGATGTCATATTGATCGGACTTTCCAGAACTTCCAAGACCCCTCTTTGCATGTATCTTGCAAATAAAGGAATAAAAGCTTTAAATATACCCCTTATGCCGGAAGTCCCAATTCCAAAAGAGTTGTTTGAAGTCAGTCGGAAGAAGATAGTAGCACTTACAATTGATCCAATACAGCTTATAGAAATACGAAAGCGCAGATTGGACAGCTATCATAGGTGTTTTATAAGTATAAAGTATGCAGATGAAGAAAGGATACTTCAGGAACTGGAGTTTTCCGATAAACTTATAAAAAGATTAAACTGTAAAGTAATAGATGTAACTAAAAGGGCAATCGAAGATACTGCATTGATGATAATGGATTATATAGGCTATGCAGATGAAAATTCCTATTAAATTCGAGTACTTTATACAAAATTTTAAGGAAATGATAAAAAAAAGTGTTGACACTTTAGAAAATATTTTGTATTATAAGATATGTCGGGTCACGAGAGAGGCTTGGCAGTAAAGGCCCCTTGGTCAAGTGGTTAAGACACCACCCTTTCACGGTGGTAACAGCAGTTCAAGTCTGCTAGGGGTCACCATTGTATGTGGGCGCATAGCTCAGCTGGGAGAGCATCTGCCTTACAAGCAGAGGGTCACAGGTTCGAGCCCTGTTGTGCCCACCACATAGCAATTATAATGGCTCAGTAGCTCAGCTGGTTAGAGTGCCGGCCTGTCACGCCGGAGGTCGTGGGTTCGATCCCCATCTGAGTCGCCATTTGTATTTTATGTTTGAAGTATAGATGTGTTAAGTAAGGGCCCCTTGGTCAAGTGGTTAAGACACCACCCTTTCACGGTGGTAACAGCAGTTCAAGTCTGCTAGGGGTCACCATTGTATGTGGGCGCATAGCTCAGCTGGGAGAGCATCTGCCTTACAAGCAGAGGGTCACAGGTTCGAGCCCTGTTGTGCCCACCACATAGCAATTATAATGGCTTAGTAGCTCAGCTGGTTAGAGTGCCGGCCTGTCACGCCGGAGGTCGTGGGTTCGATCCCCATCTAAGTCGCCAATATGCTGGCATAGCTCAGCTGGTAGAGCAACTGACTTGTAATCAGTAGGTCGTGGGTTCGATGCCTACTGCCAGCACCAGAGGTCACTTTATTTTAAAAACATTTTTTAAAATAAAGTGATTTTTTTATGTTGTTTTAAAATAAATATTGAAATAATCAAGCATATCACTTATAATTTAATAAAAAGTTATGAATGGGGTGAAATATTTATTAAATTTATAATATAAATTTAATAATACAACTATGAATAAGGAAATTGCGGTATTGGTGGACAATGAAGGAAAAGTAACATCATTTTTAGAACCTTCATTTGTGAATGTATATATAATGGAAAATGATGCCTGGAAAATAAAGAATAGAATAGTATATCAGATTGATAGTACATCTGATATAAACTTAATCAGACGAAGAATTGATAAAATGATTGAATCACTTGGAAACTGTAAAATTTTTGTGGCAACCGAAATCGCAGGGATACCTTACAACATTCTTGAAAGGTCCGGAATCAATTCATGGGAAATAAGTGGAAAACCTTATGAGTTTTTGGATTATGTAATTGAAAAAGAAGAAGAGGAGGAAAAAAAGTTAATAGAAAGATCCTTTAAAAGTAAAAATGATGAAATGCATTATATTGTTGAAAATGGTGGCGGCGGAAAGTATTTTGTAGATTTTATCGAAATACAAAATAGCAACTCCAACATTACTACTAAAAAAGTATTAATACCGTTTTTTGAAAAGAAGGATTTTTCCGAGTTGACCATAAACTGCAGCCACATCCCAGGATGGATGCAAAGAGAGCTCAATAGATTTAAATTAAAGTTAGATGTACAACAGAATGGTGTGAATAAATTTAAAGTTATCGTAACACATGAAAAATAGAGAATATATACAGGGCAGAAAGTAATTCTAGAGCTTCCTTCCCTGTATATTCTGCTTTATTCGTATATCTTCACCAAAAAATTTACATAGAGTAAAGTTCCCAAGAAGTCTTGAAGAAATTCTTTCAGAATATATCTTTAATATTTCTTCTAGGTCGCAATTTGTAGATATAAGTATTTTTTTTTCATTCAATAATCTGATATTCAATATGTTAAATAACTCAGTTTTAGAGAAATCAGTTATTTGTTCTGACCCGAGATCATCTATTATCAGAAGATCACAATCTAAGATGAGATCCTTAAGATCTCTGTTGTTTCCAAATCGTATATCTCTTAGATCCTGGATCAAGGTTTCTGCAGTCCTATATACAACTAGACAGCCTTTATCCAGCAGTTCTTTTGCTATACAATTTGACATAAAGCTTTTTCCAGTTCCGGCAGTTCCATAAAAGAACAGATTTTCTTTTGAAATATTAAAGTTTTCAATAAAGTTCCAGCATTTGGAGGCGATATTTTCCATGTTTTTTCTTGGACTTATATGTTCTCCAAAGCTTTTATCAGAAGAGAATAATTCCGGATTATAATTTTCAAAGTTGTTTTTTTGCAGCATATTTGTCAGATGAGAGTTTTTGTAGTATAGATTTACTAATTTTTGATTGTAGCACGTGCATTTTTTAGTACCTATAAAACCAGTGTCTTTACACTTTGGACATCTATAGTGGATTTCTAGATAGTCCATAGGATAGTTGTTTGCAACCAACAATTCAGATTTTTTTATTCGCAGCTCTGTAATTTTTTCTCTCATCTGCTTTAAGTGAAATTGGCTGCTCTCGGGAGTGTTTACAAGTTGTGTAGATAATTTGATTGAATATAAACCTATCTGTCTCTCTATATCCAGGATTTCCGGCAAATTTTCCTGTATTTCCCTTCTCCTGTTGTCCAGAAGTTTTTTTTCTTCACTCCTTATACTTTCATATATATTCATAATAGCAGAATGATAACCTTTAATCATTATTATCCCATCCTAACAATTTCTTTTCCAGGTCTTTGAAGTCGTAGCTTCTCTGTTTGAAGTTATTAAAAGTACTGTTTTTAGAATTAGTATTACTGGTATTTGAATAGTTTGACTTCTTGATTTTTTTCTTGTCCTTTTTGTCGATATCGTCCAGTGTCTTGATTTTTTCCTTGTTCCAGCTGCTGAGTATCCCATCTATATATTTGAAATCGGCTTTATTGATCCTTTTAAAACATATATCACAGGCTTTGAGTATGACTTCCACGGGAAACTTGTATGTATACAGCCATTTGGTGAAAATTTCTTCCTGAGGTTTCATTATTTCTGCATCCTTTATTCCTAAATAGTTAAGTATTTTGTGAATATTTATCCATTTATCTTCATGTTTCTTGATAAATGACTGTGCATCGTTTATATTTTTTATTTTTGCATCAAACCAGGAAATGGCAATTTTTTCAATATATCTGCTGTCGGATTTGCCTTTCAGGACACAGTATTGAATTAAAAGCAATATGATTTCGGGAGAAAAATTAAAATCCTTCAGCCAGCTTATGTACATTGTAATTTCTTTTGAGGAGAGAGGCCTTCCCAATAGTTTTTCTATATCATTAAGCATTTCTTTTGTAGAATTTCTATTTAATTCCTCAACTATATCAATACTGTCATTGGGTTTTTTATTGTTATATTCGCTGAGATCCAGAAATTCTATACTGTAATTTCCCATCTTGTCTACCGGGACTATTTTAACTACGTTTTCTTCATCCCAGTAATTCCATGCATTTATTACATCCGTTTCCAAAAGATGAAGTGCAGTTGCTATAACTTCGGAACTTACGCCCAATTCACCGGATTTACAATATTTTAGCCCCAGAAGATATACCTTTACAAATTCTCCCCGGGCTTTCGGCATAAATTTATCTATGAAAATGTTATTAACAGGAGTATAGTTTGAATCTCTGTTATTGAATATAAAAGTACTCATGTATTAATACCTGCCTTGTATGGTTTTTATACTTTACGATATATCCTAATAACTAATTATATCAAATCATGAAGGCTATAACAAATTATTTGAAGCATTTGACAGGTAAATTCTTTTAATATATACTTTGATTATCAAATTATTTGACAATCAAAAATTATTTCAAAGGAGAGGATCAAATGGGATTACCTCCGCTTATTATAGGAAATTTAATTGCGGATGTTCCAATCATACAGGGCGGCATGGGTGTTGGAATTTCGGGATACAGACTTTCCCAGGCTGTAGCAAATCAAGGTGGAATTGGGGTAATATCCGGAGTTCAAATAGGATACAGAGAACCTGATTTTGAGACGAATACAAAAGAAGCCAATGTAAGAGCTCTGAGAAAGGAAATAAGAAAGGCCAGAGAATTAAGTCCTGATGGTATAATTGGCGTAAATATAATGGTAGCCGTAAGTGATTATGATGAAATGGTCAGGACCTGTGTGGAGGAAAATGCAGATATTATAATATCCGGTGCGGGAATTCCTCTTAAATTGCCTGCACTTGTAGAAGGAAGCAGCATAAAGATAGCACCTATTGTATCTTCTGGAAAAGCTGCATCAATTATAATAAGGCACTGGATAAAAAAATATTCAAGGATACCTGATATGATAGTTGTAGAGGGACCTCTGGCAGGAGGACATCTTGGATTTCATATAGAACAACTGGAATCAGGAAATGAGAGTCTCGAACAAATTGTACCGGAAGTTATTGAGGTAGTAAAAGTATTTGAAAATAGATATGATAGAAAAATTCCAGTAGTAGCTGCCGGTGGCATATATACGGGAGAGGATATTGCAAAATTTTTAAAGCTGGGGGCATCAGGGGTTCAAATGGGAACACGCTTTGTAGCCACAGAAGAATGTGATGCAAGCATAGAGTATAAAAAAATGTATGTAAACTCCAGGAAGGAAGATATAAAGCTGATTAAAAGTCCCGTTGGTCTTCCGGGAAGGGCAATAGAAAATAAGTTTATTAAAATTGCGGAGCAGCATAGAATTGTCCCTGATAAGTGTTATAACTGCTTGAAGAAATGTAATCCTAAAAACACACCTTACTGTATATCAAGGGCTTTGATCAATGCTGTTGAGGGTAAGGTAGATGATGCACTTATTTTTGTAGGAAGCAATGCTTATAGAATAGATAAAATAGTAAAAGTGAAAGATCTTATTGAGGAACTGATTTTCGAGGCAGAGAAGATGTATAATATTTGAACTTGGAAAAGTAATGGCTGTGGGATATTTGAATCATTCGCTTAGAAAGGTGATTTGGTGAATAAAGATATAAATATTATAAATAAATTGTTGGTGGATATTTTTTATGACATATTACAGATAGAACAGAAATCTCTCCAGTATGCATCTTTTAAGGATCTGTCAATTTCAGAAATACATACTATAGCTGCCATAGGCATGTATGTACCAAGGCGAATGACGGAGGTTGCAGGTGATCTTGACATAACTTTGGGAACGCTGACTACGGCTGTAAAGCATCTTGTAAAAAAAGGATACGTAATTAGGGAACGGAGTGAATTGGATAGACGGATTGTGCGTATAAATCTTACAAAAAAAGGGAAACTTGCCTATAGAATCCATCAAAAATTTCATTCTGACATGGTTAAGGAATGTATAAGCGGTTTAAGTGAAGAAGAGAAAAAAGTTTTGAAACGATCTCTTGAAAAATTAAATGAATTTTTTAAATCGAAATATGATATTGATGTTAAGGTCAAGTAGTCATAATGAATCTATATGCGAAGAAGGGGAAAAATGAATAGCGTAGAAATCATTGGTACAGGGAGTTATCTGCCAGATAATATAATAACAAATGATGATTTGAGTAAAATCGTAGATACTAATAATGAGTGGATAAGGAATAGAACAGGTATAAGACAACGAAGGATATCACAGGGTGAAAACACGTCTGATATAGCAACTAAAGCTGCCCTTGAGGCGATAGAAGATGCAGGCATATCTGCAGATGAAATTGATTTTATAATAGTGGCTACAGCTACACCTGATAATTTTTTACCGTCTACAGCCTGTATTGTGCAAAAGAATATAGATGCGATAAATGCAGCGTGTTTTGATGTATCGGCAGCCTGCTCCGGATATATATATGCCATGGATATTGCAGCCCAGTTTATAAAATCCGGAAGGGCAAAAACTATTTTGATTATAGGTGCGGAAACTCTTTCAAAGATAATTGATTGGAAGGATAGAAGTACCTGTATTTTATTTGGTGATGGAGCATCAGCCGCTGTACTGAAAAAGGGGAAAAGGAACAGTATACTTGCAATTAATACAGGGGCTGACGGAAAATTGGGGCACTTTCTAACTTGTGCCGCAGTTCCTGTAAATAATCCATACAGCATTGACAAACCAAAATTGACCAGGTCCATAGTAAAGATGAATGGGAAGGAGATATTTAGATTTGCCGTAAAGATTATGGAAAAGTCCTTGAACAAACTTCTTGAGGAATCAGGTATTTCCATAGATGAAATAAAATTTGTAATACCGCATCAGGCGAATTACAGGATAATAGAAGCTGCTTCGAAAAGATTGAATGTATCATTGGATAAATTCTATGTAGATCTTGACAAATACGGAAACACATCTGCTGCTAGTATAGGCATAGCTTTTGATGAAGCAAGAAAAAAACAGCTGTTTAGAAGCGGTGACAAGATAATACTTATAGGTTTTGGAGGCGGCCTTACCTATGGCGGTGTAGTTATTGAAATTTAACGGGAGGATGCGAATGATATTTGAAAAGGTAAGGGACATAATTTCAGAACAGCTTGGAATAGATAGAGAGAGTATAACCATGAATACTTCCTTTAATCAATTAGGAATGGATTCACTTGAATTATTCCAGATAATAATTGAAATAGAAGAAGAATTTGAAGTCCAGATAGAAGATGAAGAATCAATAAAAACTGTAGAGGAAGCTGTAAATTTTGTAAGAGAATATAAAAGGAGGTACCATATGATTAATTCTACATTTTGTAAAATGCTAGGTATAAAGTACCCTATCATACAGGGAGGAATGGCATGGATTGCGGACAGTTCACTGGCGGCGGCAGTATCAAATGCGGGAGGACTGGGCATAATTACAGGAAATGCACCCCTTGACTGGGTAAGGTCTGAAATAAGAAAGGCAAAGGAAC
Proteins encoded in this region:
- the anfO gene encoding Fe-only nitrogenase accessory protein AnfO translates to MNKEIAVLVDNEGKVTSFLEPSFVNVYIMENDAWKIKNRIVYQIDSTSDINLIRRRIDKMIESLGNCKIFVATEIAGIPYNILERSGINSWEISGKPYEFLDYVIEKEEEEEKKLIERSFKSKNDEMHYIVENGGGGKYFVDFIEIQNSNSNITTKKVLIPFFEKKDFSELTINCSHIPGWMQRELNRFKLKLDVQQNGVNKFKVIVTHEK
- a CDS encoding ATP-binding protein encodes the protein MIKGYHSAIMNIYESIRSEEKKLLDNRRREIQENLPEILDIERQIGLYSIKLSTQLVNTPESSQFHLKQMREKITELRIKKSELLVANNYPMDYLEIHYRCPKCKDTGFIGTKKCTCYNQKLVNLYYKNSHLTNMLQKNNFENYNPELFSSDKSFGEHISPRKNMENIASKCWNFIENFNISKENLFFYGTAGTGKSFMSNCIAKELLDKGCLVVYRTAETLIQDLRDIRFGNNRDLKDLILDCDLLIIDDLGSEQITDFSKTELFNILNIRLLNEKKILISTNCDLEEILKIYSERISSRLLGNFTLCKFFGEDIRIKQNIQGRKL
- a CDS encoding DnaD domain protein, which encodes MSTFIFNNRDSNYTPVNNIFIDKFMPKARGEFVKVYLLGLKYCKSGELGVSSEVIATALHLLETDVINAWNYWDEENVVKIVPVDKMGNYSIEFLDLSEYNNKKPNDSIDIVEELNRNSTKEMLNDIEKLLGRPLSSKEITMYISWLKDFNFSPEIILLLIQYCVLKGKSDSRYIEKIAISWFDAKIKNINDAQSFIKKHEDKWINIHKILNYLGIKDAEIMKPQEEIFTKWLYTYKFPVEVILKACDICFKRINKADFKYIDGILSSWNKEKIKTLDDIDKKDKKKIKKSNYSNTSNTNSKNSTFNNFKQRSYDFKDLEKKLLGWDNND
- a CDS encoding NAD(P)H-dependent flavin oxidoreductase encodes the protein MGLPPLIIGNLIADVPIIQGGMGVGISGYRLSQAVANQGGIGVISGVQIGYREPDFETNTKEANVRALRKEIRKARELSPDGIIGVNIMVAVSDYDEMVRTCVEENADIIISGAGIPLKLPALVEGSSIKIAPIVSSGKAASIIIRHWIKKYSRIPDMIVVEGPLAGGHLGFHIEQLESGNESLEQIVPEVIEVVKVFENRYDRKIPVVAAGGIYTGEDIAKFLKLGASGVQMGTRFVATEECDASIEYKKMYVNSRKEDIKLIKSPVGLPGRAIENKFIKIAEQHRIVPDKCYNCLKKCNPKNTPYCISRALINAVEGKVDDALIFVGSNAYRIDKIVKVKDLIEELIFEAEKMYNI
- a CDS encoding MarR family winged helix-turn-helix transcriptional regulator; protein product: MNKDINIINKLLVDIFYDILQIEQKSLQYASFKDLSISEIHTIAAIGMYVPRRMTEVAGDLDITLGTLTTAVKHLVKKGYVIRERSELDRRIVRINLTKKGKLAYRIHQKFHSDMVKECISGLSEEEKKVLKRSLEKLNEFFKSKYDIDVKVK
- a CDS encoding beta-ketoacyl-ACP synthase III; amino-acid sequence: MNSVEIIGTGSYLPDNIITNDDLSKIVDTNNEWIRNRTGIRQRRISQGENTSDIATKAALEAIEDAGISADEIDFIIVATATPDNFLPSTACIVQKNIDAINAACFDVSAACSGYIYAMDIAAQFIKSGRAKTILIIGAETLSKIIDWKDRSTCILFGDGASAAVLKKGKRNSILAINTGADGKLGHFLTCAAVPVNNPYSIDKPKLTRSIVKMNGKEIFRFAVKIMEKSLNKLLEESGISIDEIKFVIPHQANYRIIEAASKRLNVSLDKFYVDLDKYGNTSAASIGIAFDEARKKQLFRSGDKIILIGFGGGLTYGGVVIEI